The Niastella koreensis GR20-10 genome includes a window with the following:
- a CDS encoding tetratricopeptide repeat protein, producing the protein MLTQQDITELLSGFYAHWALKIKGPDMVLMAELLEDLRPSLEQDDAHDAWDYLKIDPEKYSNELCKSVLNELRQSFFELLFEKQFMAVQQLAATNTSEATNLLRQYYAEALVHYREDFVCLLLKQAFQLGEPFETWKKAISKVPVLLWESRWVDLYPFFQDIYNDSAIGAKERCLAEAISGLIVLYSFPVFTHAEKHFQNALELQPDHLIPRRCMGELYMKQGEDQKAREVFLEVINKQCRDYVAYNLVGDTFFSETKVKLEQATALPKDVLTNEEYWYNEGWRNNLLQVDSCRRLITLYSYNAVIYAEHNNKMPGLMKAAEQLIWYPEKKRFRFTHENYSACFYDSNYYHTCRDLAANYRAMEDFENAEKLYREAIQLQPQLSPAYIDLGYACIKDKKFDAAKEQLNKALSLDKDSYDALWNLAYYYEETQQPQEAINTYEICKKIRPVWADWANNFIGNVYFDQEDFEKAIPYYRDAMNQNPDYYTYKDNLVLAKQRLSEQKEKADQTEEAAGLLKEVIELTQSPRDWNKLGNFYYRNSQFKEAETCYAKAVELLPEDPIYHENLGLAYKNQGLFDKAEPEFLEAARLNTKDGDSLNQAGLFYYDQQKFDDALTWFRKALEKQPDVVDFNVNVGLAFERKKEFDKARPYYEQAAVKAPKDDTIQNRIGLTYYDQNNHPKAIEYFQKAVALNPAQSVYLENIASSYALMGNKDEAENYYRKAIAVNPNSHKPWNELAVIHIEKADYDNAITYLNKALALDPNNYVYTVNIARAYGDTGQKEQAIQAYEKALKLDGNDYLNWNSLGNLYFETGNMDNAMKAYNKAIQLNPAEKVFIGNKALIYIQEGRWADAEQLVNTELDENTKTFFLETVARLYPELQISNTAASGIKIMGVLNN; encoded by the coding sequence ATGCTTACACAACAAGATATTACCGAACTGCTTTCCGGTTTTTATGCCCATTGGGCGTTGAAGATAAAAGGTCCTGATATGGTGCTGATGGCAGAACTGCTGGAAGACCTGCGGCCATCACTGGAACAGGACGATGCCCACGATGCATGGGATTACCTGAAAATAGATCCGGAGAAATACAGCAACGAGCTTTGTAAATCGGTTTTGAATGAGCTGCGGCAGAGTTTTTTTGAGCTGCTGTTTGAAAAGCAGTTTATGGCCGTACAACAATTAGCTGCCACCAATACATCCGAGGCAACAAACCTGCTGCGCCAGTATTATGCCGAAGCACTGGTTCATTACCGCGAAGATTTTGTGTGCCTGTTGTTGAAACAGGCCTTTCAATTGGGCGAACCTTTTGAGACCTGGAAAAAAGCAATCAGCAAGGTACCGGTGCTGCTCTGGGAATCGAGGTGGGTTGACCTGTACCCGTTTTTCCAGGACATTTATAACGATTCTGCCATAGGCGCAAAAGAACGATGCCTGGCCGAAGCCATCTCAGGACTGATCGTCTTATACAGCTTTCCTGTTTTTACGCACGCAGAAAAACATTTTCAAAACGCCCTGGAATTACAGCCCGATCATTTGATACCCAGACGTTGCATGGGTGAACTGTACATGAAACAAGGGGAAGATCAAAAAGCCAGGGAAGTGTTCCTGGAAGTGATAAATAAACAATGCAGGGATTACGTTGCCTATAACCTGGTGGGTGATACTTTTTTTTCAGAAACAAAAGTAAAACTGGAGCAGGCAACTGCATTACCCAAAGACGTGCTTACCAATGAAGAATACTGGTACAACGAAGGCTGGCGCAATAATCTGCTGCAGGTAGATTCCTGCCGCCGCCTGATAACTTTGTACAGCTATAACGCCGTTATTTATGCCGAACACAACAACAAAATGCCAGGTCTGATGAAAGCGGCTGAACAATTGATATGGTACCCTGAAAAAAAACGCTTCCGGTTCACCCATGAAAATTACAGCGCCTGCTTTTACGATTCCAATTATTACCATACCTGCAGAGACCTGGCCGCCAATTACCGGGCTATGGAAGATTTTGAAAATGCAGAAAAGCTGTACAGGGAAGCGATACAATTACAACCTCAACTCTCCCCTGCTTATATTGACCTGGGGTATGCCTGCATCAAGGATAAAAAATTCGATGCGGCCAAAGAACAATTAAACAAGGCCCTTTCGCTCGACAAAGACAGCTACGACGCCTTATGGAACCTGGCTTATTATTATGAAGAAACCCAACAACCGCAGGAAGCAATCAACACGTACGAAATCTGTAAAAAAATCCGGCCTGTATGGGCCGACTGGGCCAATAACTTTATAGGCAATGTATATTTCGACCAGGAAGATTTTGAAAAGGCCATTCCATATTACCGGGATGCCATGAATCAAAACCCTGATTACTATACTTACAAAGACAACCTGGTGCTGGCAAAACAAAGATTGTCTGAACAAAAAGAAAAAGCCGATCAAACAGAAGAAGCCGCCGGGTTGCTTAAAGAGGTGATTGAGTTGACACAATCCCCGCGCGACTGGAATAAGCTTGGCAATTTTTACTACCGCAATTCGCAGTTCAAAGAAGCAGAAACCTGTTACGCAAAAGCGGTGGAATTATTGCCTGAAGATCCAATCTATCACGAAAACCTGGGCCTTGCCTATAAGAACCAGGGCCTGTTTGATAAAGCAGAACCTGAGTTTTTAGAAGCAGCCAGGCTGAATACAAAAGACGGCGATTCGCTGAACCAGGCAGGATTGTTTTATTATGACCAACAGAAATTTGATGACGCATTGACCTGGTTCCGCAAAGCCCTGGAAAAACAACCAGACGTAGTTGACTTTAACGTGAACGTAGGACTGGCGTTTGAGCGCAAAAAAGAATTTGACAAGGCACGGCCCTACTATGAGCAGGCGGCCGTAAAAGCGCCTAAGGACGACACTATACAAAACCGCATAGGCCTCACTTATTACGATCAGAACAACCACCCGAAAGCCATTGAATACTTTCAAAAAGCGGTAGCATTAAATCCTGCCCAATCGGTGTACCTCGAAAATATTGCTTCCAGTTATGCCCTGATGGGCAATAAAGACGAAGCCGAAAATTACTACAGGAAAGCAATTGCCGTTAACCCAAACAGTCATAAACCCTGGAATGAACTGGCAGTTATTCATATAGAAAAAGCCGATTACGATAATGCCATCACCTATCTCAACAAGGCCCTGGCGCTTGACCCCAATAATTATGTTTATACCGTTAACATCGCCAGAGCATACGGTGATACCGGGCAAAAAGAACAGGCTATTCAGGCCTATGAAAAAGCATTGAAACTGGACGGGAATGATTACCTGAACTGGAATTCGTTAGGCAACCTGTATTTTGAAACAGGCAACATGGATAATGCCATGAAGGCTTACAACAAGGCCATCCAGTTAAACCCCGCTGAAAAAGTATTCATCGGCAATAAGGCGCTGATCTATATTCAGGAAGGCCGTTGGGCAGATGCAGAGCAACTGGTAAATACCGAACTGGATGAAAACACCAAGACATTCTTCCTGGAAACAGTAGCCCGGTTATATCCCGAATTGCAGATCAGTAATACTGCCGCCAGCGGCATAAAGATCATGGGAGTACTAAACAATTAA